The nucleotide window GAAACTGATTCCACCACTAAGTGCAAAAACAAGTGGTGTTGAGAGCAGGGCCCTGGTGTGGATGACACCGATAAATCCATCAGTGCTGATGATAGCCGGCCGTCAGCGGCTGCACATCTGCATCCTGTAGCCCCAGACTCATGTCTTTTATTGATTTTCATTGCTTTCTTTGGATATGGCGCATCTGCCGTCCAGCACACTCCTTCACCTGCTTCCTAAATCACGTCCCAAAAGATGTGCAGTGTTTAGTGATCAGCCTAAATTACAAAGCCTGACACTTCGTTGTTAGTTTAGAGCGGCCATTGTGCAATTATGTAGGCTTTGCGCAGATGGATCTGATAACTATGAGTTGTTCTGAGGCTCTTGTCAAATATCGATGTCACTTCCAATAGACGAACATGTTAAGGCAGCCCTGGAACGTCGCCACCCACCCGTCCCTCATCCCTGAATGTGGAGTGGATGTGGGAAATCCTGGACCGACGAGATGAGCTATGTGTTTCTCCACTGCTCCTCCTGGGCTCCCCCAAGGAAGCCACAGTGATCCCATTTTCTTGCAGCCACTTCCTCACCTGTCAGTGTCTGCTGTCCAGTGTCTGGCTACGGAGACACAGGAAGTTTCCCCGTGACAGATGTAACAGCACTCAGGCAGCGGCTGTTCCTGTTTATCAGACTTTAAGCTCACCTGGCAAGTCAAACAAATGGAACGAGTCGAACAAAAGAAGTGCAGTAACACAGCTGGGGTCCTTCATCACGATCCGAAGAAAACCTCACAGCTCCATTACTCAAGTAAAACTGTAGATACACTGAGATTTACCTACATTAGTCAgtgttctgacatttttttaaaatttatgcTTCAGAAACCTGCATCAATTTGCTCAAGTTAcctgattaaattaaataaaccatCTCCAGCCACAAAGCCGTGGCAAATAGGGAGGGTATCTGGTGTAAAACCCTTGCCAGGTCATTTACTCTGGATTCACCCATGGCACTGGCGTAAATTACATCACCAATCAGAATCATTCAGATCTTTCAAATATCTCACACATGGACCTCAGATGTGGACAGAACCACTCTGGACCATTACCTTTAAAGTGTTATTATTCTTTTAGCATttcgcattaaaaaaaaaaatgtcatgcttCAATGTCATGCTTCATATGGATAAATGTGTCTTTGGACTGTCATTTCTGGAGTTTCCATCAGTCTTATATTTATGAGTGCTGGATGTTCTAAAACATGTTACTGCCATGCTTAAAGGAAATTAATTCCAATTCACTCAGTTGCTAATTGACACTGACTCAAGTTCAAGGGTGAAAATGAAGATTCGCCCAGAAAGGAATGCGGAATCCTACTCTTGCCACAAACTACTTGTATTTTCTGCAACGCACGTTCCCGAGTGCATCCTAGAGCTCAATTGGAACGTAAGACTCGGGTTGTGCTCAGATTAAAAAAGGGTCTCTGATGGGAATTTGAAAATTCTGGGCCATAATGGGGAAAGCAGTGGTATTGTTCGGGGAATTCTAATCCCCCTGAGCCGCCTATTCACTTCTCTGCAAGTTCCACCTGGTAGTCATGGCTGCAGTCCAACTCACAGCAGGAAAGGAAGTGATTCTCACCAGCGCTCACTTCGCCCCCTTCTGGACGGAAGTGAAGGCTCCAGTAAGCTGTCGTTTTAATTAGCCACGCTGTCAAAACACAATTAGGCTCCGAtccttttttggttaaaaagCCGGGCCGCAGATCTCACAGCTCGCATTATTATCTGGGGGTAAACATCCCCCCAAAAACCTGTCGACCTTGGCAAAGGCCTCAAGACGTCTCTGCGAAAACCACATGCACCGTGTGGTgttgacatttaaaaatatccTCTGAGCCTCATTTTCACTCCCTGCAACCTGCGCTGTCCGACTTTTACCACTTTTCACAGCTTCGGCGCTCCCCTCAGACCCCAAGACGTAGAGCAGAAATGCAATTTTGAACAGTAATTACCACCGCGTATGTACACATGCACTGATATTGTTGGCCAGAGTGGCAATTGCAATTAAACAAAGAATTTAACATAAAAGCAAGCACCTTTATTTGTTTATCGGATATATAGATTTGATATTTGCACACATCTTTCCTAGTCTGTGGTCATATACATTAACTAATAGTGGTTAAAAAAGATGCGACAGCTAACAGAAAAAATGGCATAGACATAtaataaaacaagcaaacatGACAAAATCAGTCTttacaactttttctttttagcaaCCAATTCTTTCTATTGGTCTGCCATAGTGCAAACTGTATTGtttgaagaagaaaacaacaacaacaacaacaacaataaaggTTTAAGCCACAGTTTAAACATTCACTCTTCTTCATATTTCTCTGCCATTTACACATATGCTTTATGTGCAGACTGCATACATAGTGCCTCTGGTTCAAGTTACCCCCCAATCCAGAAATTatgattaatctttttttaaacatatgtaataacatgtaaatgtatataataataataataataataataatgacaattcAAGTGTGTAGGGCTGTTTAAGCAGCTGAGTATGGTAAAGCTACAATTACGTATAATCAGTATATGCGCCTattgattttatatattttttgtttcttttgtttctggCAATGTACATGATTTCGGGTTTTTCAAGCACTGTTCAAAATGTCCTTGAGACCTTCTCCCTTCCATTCGCTGTCACAGCCATTCTTGCAGGAACATGGATACTACCCCTAGGCtgtgaggcaaaaaaaaaatacatatatgctAAGAGTGAAACAGTATGTACgtgagtaaaatgaaaaaaggattTGGAGAATGTCCTCATTTTCCCAAGTCCAGCCTGTGAGTCGTTCTTCGTGCACGTGAATAGGTGAACATCCTTGGCGCTATTCTGTTTCTATTGCACAgttctttttgtttcatttctctttttctatgttttttttttgttttgttttttggttttatctGTCGGAAGCGCAGGTGACGGTTGAAGTGATTTTTGTCAGGAGCCCCGGGACAAGTCCTGGGACTCAGGAGCAGCCGCAGCGGTCCACCACCATGGAAGGGATCTTTCCATAGATTATCTGTTCCTTCCGGTTGAAGTAGAGCATGTTGATGGGCGACATTTTGGTGGGGGTACAGCAGGGCCCGGCGGTGCCCCGTGGGTTGGCCTTGTTCACCAGGTGGGTGTGGGGGTACTTCTGCAAGTGCATGTACTCGCACTCCCCTGAGCAGTAATTGGCCTTGTAACGCTTGGGGGCAATAATCCAATCCCAGCCAAAGTCTTCAAAGTCCACGGTGAGGGGGTATCGGCAGCATCGAGATTCCGGGGAGTTCTCGTCACAGTCCAGTCCCGAGTCCCTCCTGGCCCTCTTGGGGCCTTCTGAGACCTTCACCTCCAAGAAGGGCTGCTGTTGGGGCACAAAAGTTAATCCATGTGTTATTATAACACAACATCACAACTCGAAAGCTATAAGGCAAATTAagtagggaggtagtagcctggtgggtaacacactcgcctacggaccaggttcaaatcccacttactaccattgtgtccctgagcaagacacttaaccccgagtgtctccagggggggactgtccctgtaactactgactgtaagtcgctctggataagggcgtctggtaaatgctgtaaatgtaaaagtaggGAGAACCAGAATAATACTTCTGGcctattattattgctgttattgGGCTTTGGATTGTGGAATCGAAGTGGCCCAGACCCACCAGTCCCTCTTCTCCTGGCTCTGCCGAGGTGACGGCCAGGTCGCTCCCCTTGGGGTCGTACGCGTTGATCTCGATGCCCCAGTTGGTCTCCGGCTGCTTGAGCCACACCGCCAGCACCTGCTTCACGTCGATGCTCTGCCACGACGCGACCCCCGCGCTCACGTCGATCTTCAGCGAGCGGATCCGGACGTGCCTGGCCCCGTCCGGCGCCGGCATGAGCCGGGAGATCTGCAGGAAGACGGTGGTCGGCCGGTCGGCGGCGCGCAGGTGCACCCAGAGCTGCGCGCGCACGACGCGCGCCGCCTGGACCTTGGGGCTGAGGGAGAAGAGGCAGCACCGGGGTGTCCGGTCCAGCTGCACGGCGGGGTCCGCTGAGGGAAGCGAGAGAGCCGGGGTTAGCCGGGGAACGTCACCGAAACGTTGACGcgacgtttttaaaaaaaaaaaaaaaaaaaaaaaaagtttgttagTAAGCGGAAAGTTGGGCGAGCACTCACGCTCGGTGGCCATGGTCATGATCGTCTCCGTGGTGGCGtggtcgtcgtcgtcgtccccCACGACGCCCTCCTTGTTGTCGTCGCCGAGCATGTCGTACTGGTCCATCAGCTGCTGCAGCGGCGGCGCCTTGGGCAGCAGCTGCTTGACGGCGTCGCGGCTGATGTTGGGCGCCTGCTTGAGCCGCAGCTTGCTGAGGATCTGCGACTTGATGGCGTGCAGCCGCATCAGCTTGCTCTGCTGCCGGACCTCGCAGGTGGAGCACTGCTCGGCGTCCTCCGCCGCGGCGGCCAGCGGCTGGCGGTGCGCCGTCATGTCGCCCAGACCGGCCGGGGCGAAGGCGACCAGGAAGAGCACCGAGACCGCAGCCTGGGTGAAATGCATGTCGCAGGGGTGTCGTGTGGAGGGAGGCTGAGCGCCCTGGACCGTGCACCACGCTATTAGGTGTCATACTTAAAACCCGCAAGCCCTTTTTATACAGCAACTTTGGCCTCTATTGTGTCGTCAAATTCAATGATTGGCTGAGCTGCCACAATGAACGTAACGGGACGGTCGCGCTCTGTTTCTCAGCCGAACCCCGAAACAAAGACAGAAAGCGACGCGTCAAGTGGCAAAACACTATCAGGGCTTCATCTTTCGGGTTTTAGCACTTACTGTACACGCAACAGGAAATGATCAccattttaaagaaacaaacaaacaaacaaacaaaaaagattgATTTCTGCCATGCGCGGTGTTAATTCATGTCATGAAATAAGTTGCTAGTGTTTGTTTGAGTTGTTAATAATCAGCCCCgtaatgattattatattattattattattattaggtaAAGTTCTATGATAAGTGACGGCGCGGTGGAAGAAGTGGGTTGAAATCTGATTAAATGGCGCCACCTAGTGTTCATAAGCTGCTGCTGACAAAAAGTTCAAAAGCGGGTGCAGCGCTCAGGTTCTCAACAATTTAACTCCAACCAAGTTGGTGGAGCAAAGTAGAGGTACGTCCAAGCTAAATTATTACTGGAGTATTAAACATAGGTTGGTAAATATGTTTCCCTATATTGCAAACTTTCGCTTCATATTGGATAAAACAATAAACTGGAAAATTTTGTGTAACACATTGAAGTTAAAATAATGCATACATCATAGAGAAGCACAAAAagaaatttcatttatttcgtTATTGACCATGAATTAGTTCAAAATGTTTAGggaaacgtgttttatattatGAGCACTGGATTttgtgtttagggtcatttagaaatttccTGATATGAAAATGGTTTGAACAgaaacactacactacactacactacaagAACAATGTGGTCGAACCCACGTTTCatgatgcaccagatactgtACCAGTGTGCAAGTTTTATTGCGtatttaatcagtgcaactgtttccAGTTCGTTTAAAAGGGGTTTCCTACTCAATAAATTGGCCCACTTGGGTTAACAGATACTGCAACGTTCCATTGGAGCACAAGACTCTTCAtgttccatcattaacagacactATCCAGCTACCAGACTTATTTACAACAACagcaatgtctggactggacttttatgttttttaatgcacGACAGAATTGTTCATTATAAAAAAGGGGACATTtctacactggaaaaaaaagaagtttttatttattacagtgtaCATGATCCAGTGGTGGCAGCggtgaaggaagtggccccgtaatcacaatcagtggccccgtaatcagccactgagcaaagcaccatcccgacacacactgctcaccaagggtgatggttaaaagcggaggacacattttactatgtgcattgtgagctgtgcatgactatcacttcactttatctacTTATATATCTATTATATTCCAAAATATCCTCATCTGCACTTGAACCGTCTGGTGTCTGGAAACACCGCCCTGCTACTCCGTCTTCTGGGTCTTAGgagaacatattttttaaatgtcagaatTGCAACTATGGATTTGCTCCAAgatgattgtttaaaaaaatacatttacattacaaggcttccatgttaccatcgatgaagtgatcaattctggttcactaggaccccaactatgtttagaacctttttattcactctgttgtagtttctatacataagtcggacaacaagaaggttacaagttaatctaaatattctctaaagcggaaggtcttgagctgccgtttgaaaatagggtggtagtagcctagtgggtaacacactcgcctatgaaccagaagacccgggtttgcatcccacttactaccattgtgtccctgaacaagacacttaaccctaaattgctccagggggactgtccctgtcactactgattgtaagtcactctggataagggcgtctggtaaatgctgtaaatgtaaaatgctcagtgactgagctgttctgacctcgaggggaagttcattccaccacagaggggccgagacggaggagagtctagatgaatgtgttccttttacctttagcgatggagggaccaggcgagcagtacaggaggcttggagtatacgaggtgcagtgcgaggggtggtagcggcctagtgggtaacacactcgcctatgaaccagaagacccaggttcaaatcccacttactaccattgtgtccctgagcaagacacttaaccctgagtgtctccagagggggactgtccctgtaactactgatttgtaagtcgccctggataagggcgtctggtaaatgctgtaaatgtaaatatgtaataagggctgtgatgtaggatggtgctactccatgtttggctttgagATGAAACTAGAAGTGCAGCGCCGCGAGGTGGCGGCGGTGCGCGGCAAAGCGAACCTACTTCACGAATAACAGCAGAGTATTTATATCTTTAGAacacatgcagtgtgtgtgtgtgtgtgtgtgtgtgtcgtattCTTATGTTCTAGATTACAGCGCAGACTCGCGCGTCCTTGCTGGTGGACGCTGCGTTTCATCCCGAATCCCTGCGGCAGGAGGGACGACCGAACCCGTTTCTGCTCCGCTCCTCCTCCGGGATGGACGGCGGAGGCCGGGACGTCTCGGCCGCGCGGGGATTCCCGCGGTGACCGTGGCCGCGCGCAACTTCGACATGTCGGCGGACCCGAACCCGGCGACCCCGGGCGGCGTGGCGAGATGATGCCCACGATTTCGTCTCCACACTCTGTCCCGGGCGACGTGTCCACGGAGGTAGGCTCCGTGATCACCGGGCGGTTCGCGTGCCACGGTGGACGCGCGTTATTGTGCGTTTCGACGGTTCTGTTTTGACCTTGAGCGCCGGTCCATTCGCGTCTCGCAGCTCGGCCTTAAACCAACGAATGAAAAAtcaactatacacacacacacacacacacacacacacacacacacacacacacacatccacgaCGTGTGGTGGTTTTTTTACAACAAGTTTGCGCGCGCCAGCAGCCTAATTAAAGGCGCGTCAAGAGCCCCGGGAGCGCGCGTCGCGCGGGCGCGTCCACGTTCACCTGTGGAGGGGCGCGGCCCGGGGCGCGTGACCGAGCCGGGCACGTTGTCCCGTGGGGGTCTGCGGGGGTTCCGCGGCGGGGGTCGCCGACGCAGCAATTACGGCGAATTCGTCCAATCgtggaaacttttttttctccgtaGATTGGACCGATCAGCGCGGTTTTCTCCAATCTCAGAAGACGGGGGGTGTGGCCACTGCGAGTCGTAATTCATTCTTCAAACTTTTCGGCAACGTGATGGCCAAAAAcgtctgttttttatttgctctcCCCGGGCAAAAAAATACTTCTGTGGTGTCACTACTACTACTTCTTTTGCTGCGAAATGTGGTACACATGCTTGCAAATTAGgagagtacatttacatttacagcatttatcagacgcccttatccagagcgacttacaatcagtagttacagggacagtccccccctggagcaacttagggttaagtgtctcgctcagggacacaatggtagtaagcaggatttgaacctgggtcttctggttcataggcgagtgttttacccactaggctactaccactctgaGTTGGTGCTATTATATTATTCACCATTCAACTAGTACAGGGGTCGCCAACCTTGCAACTGGAGGGGACTTGTCCTGCACACCTCCAGTTACAAGTTCAGATCATGACAGTTCAGTTGAATGAGGCGTGGAGGAACATGGGAAGATCTAAGATGtacaggaccagggttggtgacccccgATCTGGTATGATTAGCCTATACATGctatatcattaaaaaaatcattaaaacacCAACTGCTAGAACTATATTATGAAGAATAAATGGGGTGGGGGGCAATGTACTGTTATTCcatcaataaaaacacacagtcatGGCGAGGTGAACGGTTACACATTGTGGTGTGTTTAAAATGGAGATTTAAACATGGACTTCCTCTTCTCAGTCTCCCCACAGGCCAGAAAGGAAACAGCCATGATGAGGTTTGGGATTACGCCCATTTTGCTGGACTTCTTCTGTGCCGCGACTCGTAGTAGACGGGCGTCCCACTCCTAGCCACCACAGGACCTGAGAACTCCCAAACTTCTCCGTGGAACACAGCAGGCCACGCTCCGCCCCTTTCTCCTTGTGCAATTCACGCGCTGCACTTTCCGAAGCCAATGCTACTTTATTTATATCATGGGATGCGTCAAATCAAAGCGCAGCGACCCGACTCAGAACGCCAACTCTGTGGAAGGAGTCGAGGGCAAAATAGGAGGAGTCCTATGGAGGAGTCGGGGGGAGAAGGCTGCCTTGGTGCAGTCAGAAGCAGGACCGGGGCAGGACTCCCCACTGGTCAACCCGGTTCTTTTGGACTATGCCCAGAGGCTCTCCGAGGAGATAGTGGCCCGGGCCGTGCAGCAGTGGGCGGAGGTGGACAGCCGGTACAGTGACATCCCCTATATAGAGTGCGATGTGCCATAACTAGCCCCCCACCCACGACATAACAGAAGAAAAGAAGTGAAGAGGTAAAAGGGTGGGATCGACGAAAGGAATTTTCATTGCATATTaccccaaaaaataaatctcttcattcagtcagattttttttttggctgcgtTTATCTGAGACACAGGACACAGATATCAGGACACAGGAACGTGTTTTGCACTGGTTCATCTGGGTCAGCATAAGGACGCGTCCACGGATACAGTACGGCCCCCCATCCCCCACGTTCCAGTGTGGGCCCATTCATCGTCCCTCCGACTGCTTATGGACTCAGACAGCAGGACAAAGGTTCAGGGTTTCACTTTAATGGGATCCAATGGGATCTGCTACGAACCAATGGAAGAGCAGACCATTTTTTCACTACGCCAATCCCCTTGTGTTTGCGTGGTCCACCTCGTGCAGGAGGGGTTTACCCAGCGGAGCTGGGGGGGAAATCACTGTGACCACAGTACCACGGGTTCAGACGACACCATGAAGATTGACGGTAGCTTTTCCGGGGCAAGATTTTGTTTTTCTGGATTTACTTCTCACTCATTTACTGTTTTTCAGTGTCACTGCCCCTATATGCATCTCTGAAAGGCTATTTAAACTGCCGGACACATGCTAAGCTGTCCAACCATAACGTTTAGGTGAGAGATCCATGACATGCCGGCGTCCTTAATGAGCGATAACACAAGCACAATTGCCGTAGCGGTGTTGGCTGAGATACACGGCTGCTGCAAATAGTAAGAGTCTGGAGTTTAACTGGCCGCAATATACATTGATTAAGTGGCCAAAGTAGAGCGCTGCGGTTTGTGTGAACACCAGCAGCAGGCGTTTCACTCCCGTAGACTGAATCACAATATTAAATTCAGATGTGAGGGTGTGATCCAGATACGGAAAGTGTTAATGTGAGGTGTTAATCTGGCCCTATGAGTGAGATAGCTGGTTTATGTAAGGggatatagttttttttttaaatatataaagggatcgactttttatttcttatattattGCATTATCTACACGAGGCCTTTTAGCGCACCCTGTGCCATGGAATGTGGTGTGCTTAAAATTCTGTGCTAAAAATAAACCAACAGACAATCCATTCCAGTTAAATAAAAATAGCATTATTTGCACTAATCATAGTCAAAGggattaatgttaaaaaaaaaaaaaaatgttctacccaaaatataattttttcacacataaacacatttggCAACTGTTGTGTGCAACATGTTTTGTTATAGTATATATGAAACAAAATTGGTGCTGTGTACAATGAACTAATAATTTCAAAATTCTTAAAATCACAATTAAAAAGTTCAGTctgattgtgtgcatgtgtggctCACTGAACTGAGTACGTTTCTCTTAGTACATGTTTCACTCTGCAAATCGGTAgaacatacatatatgtatttattgccttttgttttttccttgtCTGAATGGTAATGACAAAATATAAGCAAATTAGGGAAAACTGGAGTTCCTATTgaagttttttatttaaggcACAACCATAAGTTCAGCATTAcatattgtattattttgcaGCATTTCTGCTGAAGGTTCATTTGTTAAAATGGGTTGACCATAAAAAGCATTCAAGCCTGTCTTGAACAATGAAGAAAACCAGATGATAGTgcccaatatgcaaatatacagTTCATTAACAACATACAGACAACTTTCCCAAGGTAACCAACCTGGTTTTTAATCATTCTTGATGAGCCATGTGATGCTAATCAGATTTTGGACCATGTTATTTTACCAACCTACATATGGACAGAACATCAAGTGGTACCCAGaactaaataaaaaccaaatggAGAAGTACTAAATTAGCATCGGAGTCGCCTGGACTGTTAGAGGCGAAGATCATGCTCTCCCAGGGACTGGAAACTCTTCTCTACAGACTTCTCCGTTACTTCCTCCAGTGTGGATGGCTTCCATTTGGGATTCTGGTCCTTGTCAATTAGCACTGTGCATTCAACAAATCGGAGAGGGGCGGGAGAGTTAATAAAGGCGAACAATAAAATGGCAACAGTATTTTTTATGGGATCTTCtactattttttaaaatactttttatggGATCTTCTACTATGATATTTACTGGAACAgttaatgaaaacatgtttgtgCCAAAAAAGCTGTGCAGCCAGAGTGAAATCTCTGGCCATCCCTCAGCATGATTTCCTGTCCATGAATCTAGTTCCACTTTACACAAATCTAGCACAAGCATTATTGTTTGAACTGTTTTGTTATagcttttaaactttttatttgaaaattaaGAAATCTTACAGTACCTGCTCTCACTCCTTCATAGAAATCGTGACCGTTCtgttggaaataaaaataaaaagaattataCATCGGGTAAGGCCTAAATTGTATCAGTTGAAATGTAATTGGCTGAAAGGCCTTCTAGGAAGGCTTAATCTCTTTAAACATCATCACGCTTTATTTAACACGATTTACTGGCCACATAAAACAACAAGCATCTGTTTCCTACATAACGACTGACTCAACGTGGGTCTGGAGGTTCTCAAAAGGATCATCAAACGCAGCGGCATTTCATAACACGAGCAGTTCAACCTGTAAAATCACAGCTTTCACGGCATCTTTGGATCAACAGGTTGCTTATagcggtttaaaaaaaaaaaaaaaaaaacccaccataCAGGCTTGACTAAGCCTGTACTCCATCACAAAAACCTCCTGTAAACTCATGGTCGCCCCAGCCTGCATCTGTTTCAACGTTAACTTTAGTGATGTGGGAGACATCTTGGAAAGcatctgaaaacaaaaaaataacaataatttggAAGACCAGATCAATTGACAAAACCATCAAGGTAATGCATAGCGTTCATACTAATGACAAGTCTgacaaatattaaaacaaaatatttaaatattacttataatattatattcataCATCAAAGGTGCAAGAAAGGAGGCGCTCACAGATCATAAATgaacattaatggcatttattagacgcccttatcaagagcaacttataatcagtagttacagtccccctggagccagGGGCACATTGGTGGAAAGTGGGGTGTGGactgtggtgttctggttcataggtcagtgtctgaccctctaggctactacaaccctaaataataataaaaattataataataataataataataccaacaACAGACCTAAAGAGGAAATATGTTCCTAATAATGTGTAGTAGTTGTGATGTCAATCCATTAAAGACCCAAaggcctcttttttttatctcaggAGCTAATAAATATGCTCTCATCAATTAGGCAAACAAGTAACTTATCAGGATTTGGGTTTAGTCAAGCAATGTTGTGTGTGCTTAATAATCAACCATATAAATAGGGTAGGACGTACTATATTTTATTAGCCTGGCAATAAAACTCTTCAATGGACTGCCATACAAATTGCACCACTGATAAGGAGAGAAGTGATAACATTGTGCCGCTCTAGGTTACTAAAATTTCCAGCAACTACCTGCGACCTTGTACATTTATCACAGGCCTAAACACAGTGGATGGTGAATTGTTCATCAAACTGTCTGAATTAACCTATACATACTACCAGtcaaaactttggacacacctactcatttatgtgtttttttcaataCATTATAGACTCAGGACTATGAAATTATATGCATGAGCTTTGCTGTGTTGGTAGCATTTTatactcttggcttctctccaccgcCTTAAACtggacaacagggatggtttccaacagttctGAAGGTTTATGCAGAGCACTTTTCtaatcattcactcatgttaatgagcttttgatgatgaccaTAGAGAACAAAGCAGTAAAAAGAGGGGAGTCTGAAAAACAGATTGATCAAACAtcctccataaccgccacatagtaggtgcatccaaaatTTGGACTTGTAGTGTATGTTTTTCAGCAAGTCTGGAAATCATGAGAGGTATTCACAAGGTAAACCGATTCAGACATTTAATAAAGggtatttcattctttttctcaGAATATGTATAAGTATTCTCTATTGGGATGAGTGTGAGATGCTCCAACGTTATCTCTACAGTCTACCTCTGCCTGTTTCTGTGCAAATGGGGAGCCATCCGTCTTCAGGTTGTTCATAATTCCCTCCACACTGGTGGCCTCAAATAACctgaaacattaacacatgcaTGTAAAAAATGGACCCTTCCACTTGACTTCTGCCACAATCATG belongs to Denticeps clupeoides chromosome 9, fDenClu1.1, whole genome shotgun sequence and includes:
- the mstnb gene encoding growth/differentiation factor 8; the encoded protein is MHFTQAAVSVLFLVAFAPAGLGDMTAHRQPLAAAAEDAEQCSTCEVRQQSKLMRLHAIKSQILSKLRLKQAPNISRDAVKQLLPKAPPLQQLMDQYDMLGDDNKEGVVGDDDDDHATTETIMTMATEPDPAVQLDRTPRCCLFSLSPKVQAARVVRAQLWVHLRAADRPTTVFLQISRLMPAPDGARHVRIRSLKIDVSAGVASWQSIDVKQVLAVWLKQPETNWGIEINAYDPKGSDLAVTSAEPGEEGLQPFLEVKVSEGPKRARRDSGLDCDENSPESRCCRYPLTVDFEDFGWDWIIAPKRYKANYCSGECEYMHLQKYPHTHLVNKANPRGTAGPCCTPTKMSPINMLYFNRKEQIIYGKIPSMVVDRCGCS